One region of Pagrus major chromosome 5, Pma_NU_1.0 genomic DNA includes:
- the atosb gene encoding atos homolog protein B — translation MRHIHVELAHKKAPLELPAQEGDLPQPKVPTQGLDPGVRPGAPRHFGQEELRLQKVYQLSIFSQLGGFSTSTESHTDTQQRPVRVGVKRGLEEPQLTHKRPHLGDTSDKEAFEGGVLCGPAPAQGVGMGLAMSPAGPGSVYSCAQMEHRDSEGGLSPRSPPLSPSHNPSRRPTQHNHDRPIPDVFAPLSPKSPPMCDPHSHLCDQGHSIGGSARTEAPNGGHTPTHPLGSPGSESFNNGSSGGQPSPYLYEMSTYEIPNPTSPTSPPGPFSPPHHTELQEPGEATEWEVGLESSPPERSATQTASSSSNGLASWEKTPSSNGHRLSSGGHWPAKKRLLSPSDTGESCSDDEGPSTSKRSRLSLLAPGLGPASCRSTDAKAAPYWNHLLPSAWDRPKTGTDCTRSGRRLKSGLRLKSRQLRSGRHTDTSRSTRSSWPSSSISRSLLGNFEESILKGRFSPSGRIEGFTAEIGASGSYCPQHVTLPVQVTYYDISEHSAPSPFLGVISLEPLGKKGYSIPKAGTIQVTLFNPNKTVVKMFLVTYNFGDMPVNHMTFLRHRIFLVPVEEGVEGKSEVSPGGGVVDRKKILCYLIHLRFQSSKSGKIYLHNDIRLLFSRKSIEVDTGIPYELKSFTEVPRNPKYSPRV, via the exons ATGCGGCACATTCACGTGGAGTTAGCCCACAAAAAGGCTCCATTAGAGCTTCCAGCCCAGGAGGGGGACCTGCCTCAACCTAAGGTCCCAACACAGGGCCTAGATCCTGGGGTCAGACCAGGGGCACCCAGGCACTTTGGACAGGAGGAGTTACGTCTCCAAAAGGTCTACCAGCTCTCTATTTTCTCCCAGTTGGGGGGATTTTCTACCTCCACAGAATCCCACACTGATACCCAACAGAGGCCTGTCCGGGTGGGTGTGAAAAGGGGGCTAGAGGAACCCCAGCTGACTCATAAGCGCCCTCACCTGGGGGACACCTCAGATAAAGAGGCGTTTGAGGGAGGGGTGCTATGTGGGCCGGCCCCCGCTCAAGGTGTTGGGATGGGGTTAGCGATGAGCCCTGCTGGGCCTGGTTCTGTATACTCTTGCGCACAGATGGAGCACAGAGACTCTGAGGGGGGACTGTCACCCAGGTCTCCACCCCTCTCCCCAAGCCACAACCCCTCCCGACGCCCAACTCAGCACAATCATGACAGGCCCATTCCTGATGTGTTTGCTCCTCTCTCACCTAAATCTCCCCCAATGTGTGACCCACATAGTCATCTGTGTGACCAGGGTCATTCCATCGGAGGATCAGCCAGGACTGAGGCACCTAATGGGGgccacacacccacccacccactaGGTAGCCCTGGAAGTGAGAGTTTCAATAATGGCTCATCTGGAGGCCAGCCCAGCCCCTACTTATATGAAATGTCCACATATGAGATTCCCAACCCTACCAGTCCCACCAGCCCTCCAGGCCCTTTCTCGCCCCCAcaccacacagagctgcaggaacCAGGGGAGGCCACTGAATGGGAAGTTGGACTTGAATCCTCCCCCCCTGAGCGAAGTGCCACCCAgactgcttcctcctcctctaatGGTCTGGCTTCCTGGGAGAAAACTCCCAGCAGTAATGGCCACCGTCTCTCCTCTGGAGGCCATTGGCCGGCCAAAAAGAGACTGCTGTCCCCAAGTGACACAGGGGAGTCATGTTCAGATGATGAGGGACCCTCCACATCCAAGAGAAGCAGGCTGTCATTGCTGGCTCCAGGACTTGGCCCAGCATCGTGTCGCAGCACTGATGCTAAAGCTGCCCCTTATTGGAACCACCTGCTGCCCTCTGCATGGGACCGGCCTAAG ACCGGCACAGACTGCACGAGATCAGGGAGACGGCTAAAAAGTGGGCTGCGGCTGAAGAG CCGGCAGCTGCGCAgcggcagacacacagacaccagccGCTCCACACGTTCCAGTTGGCCCTCATCTTCCATCAGCAGATCGCTACTCGGCAACTTTGAG GAGTCGATACTGAAGGGTCGATTCTCCCCGTCAGGCCGGATCGAAGGTTTCACAGCTGAGATCGGTGCCAGTGGCTCCTATTGCCCGCAGCACGTCACCCTGCCCGTGCAGGTTACGTACTACGATATCTCAGAGCACAGCGCGCCCTCACCCTTcctg GGGGTGATATCCCTCGAGCCTCTTGGAAAGAAAGGATACAGCATACCCAAAGCAGGGACCATTCAAGTG ACCTTATTTAATCCCAACAAAACTGTGGTGAAGATGTTCCTGGTGACCTACAACTTCGGCGACATGCCCGTCAATCACATGACCTTCCTGCGCCACCGCATCTTCCTGGTGCCTGTAGAGGAGGGGGTTGAAGGGAAAAGCGAGGTGTCTCCAGGGGGTGGAGTAGTCGACAGGAAGAAGATTCTCTGCTACCTGATACATCTCAG ATTCCAGAGCTCCAAATCTGGGAAGATCTACTTGCACAATGATATCCGGCTGCTATTCTCCCGCAAATCCATCGAAGTGGACACAGGGATCCCTTATGAGCTGAAATCTTTCACCGAGGTGCCAAGAAACCCCAAATACTCCCCCCGCGTGTGA
- the cenatac gene encoding centrosomal AT-AC splicing factor: MGAYYCAICRQTTFTGKGHIFGKNHQSRLRVVLLKFLEKVKEARRTLKKPQVEKFDCTQHKQTFWCYCCGLEVERNVTDGNMTVLYGGLIEHMATPEHRRNTHKFWWDNKADPKFRDKVIIAEEESERFKAEVANALESFVEKEDEFIKQQAEVIRAHERHRQEVLQSLLERDTEPELFNGPNGTDVFAEDAVSSQFPPQGSDRPTGSGFVDSMVEVPRAAAGQGLTFIGYQDSSNSGNVHTGAVPPWLQDDPLEGTSGAAAHPEIGPSLQDFLKHKEQEKLRKLPPNRVGANFDHSSHTDANWLPSFGRVWNSGRRWQSRHQFRQEEGQKNRQKRKREHGAEGSKKTKTTEQLTNSDNT; the protein is encoded by the exons ATGGGTGCATATTACTGTGCGATATGTAGGCAAACAACATTCACTGGGAAGGGACACATCTTCGGAAAAAATCACCAAAGCAGACTCAGAGTGGTTCTTCTCAAATTCTTAGAAAAG GTGAAGGAAGCTCGCCGAACACTTAAAAAACCCCAAGTAGAAAAGTTTGATTGCACCCAGCACAAACAGACATTCTGGTGCTACTGCTGTGGGCTTGAAGTTGAAAGAAATGTTACAGACGGCAACATGACTGTGCTGTACGGAGGCCTGATAGAACACATGGCTAC CCCAGAGCACAGGAGGAATACTCACAAATTCTGGTGGGACAATAAGGCCGACCCCAAGTTTAGAGACAAGGTCATTATCGCAGAAGAGGAGAGTGAAAG gTTTAAAGCTGAGGTGGCAAACGCTTTGGAATCATTTGTGGAGAAGGAAGATGAATTCATAAAACAG CAAGCTGAAGTCATCCGGGCCCATGAGAGGCATCGGCAAGAGGTTCTTCAGTCTCTTTTAGAG CGTGACACAGAGCCGGAGTTGTTCAATGGACCCAACGGCACAGACGTGTTTGCAGAGGATGCTGTCAG CTCTCAGTTTCCGCCTCAGGGATCAGACCGGCCGACTGGGAGCGGCTTTGTCGACTCAATGGTCGAAGTACCGCGGGCTGCAGCAGGACAAGGCCTGACTTTCATAGGATATCAG GATTCATCAAACAGTGGAAATGTTCATACAG GTGCTGTCCCTCCGTGGCTCCAGGATGATCCTCTGGAGGGGACCTCTGGAGCTGCAGCACACCCGGAGATCGGCCCTTCACTCCAAGACTTCCTTAAACACA AGGAGCAAGAGAAGCTGAGGAAGCTTCCACCAAACAGAGTTGGGGCCAACTTTGATCACAGCTCGCATACAGACGCCAACTGGCTTCCCTCCTTTGGTAGAGTGTGGAACAGTGGCCGACGCTGGCAGTCCAG GCACCAGTTCAGACAAGAGGAAGGGCAGAAGAacagacagaagagaaagagggagcacGGAGCAGAGGGGTCAAAGAAGACGAAAACGACTGAACAGCTGACAAATTCTGACAACACTTAA